The stretch of DNA ATCTCTGTTCTTGCTCTTCTTGCCTTTCTATACAGATTAAAAATTGTACATAATTTTATTGGGTtgcattatttaataaatatcacaTGAAATATTTACACTGTGTTTCTAAAGATAAATTATTCATATCTCCCAACACATTTTTGATACAGGTAAAATAGAGGATTAGAAGTTACCTGAAAGAGGAAATTTCTCTGAAGAGcatggggataaatcctacttaaaAGTATAGGTAAAAGTGAAATATTCATGAGTTTCTTTGACAATGTATGTTTATAATAGGccatataattattatatattgtatacataaatatataattattatataattgtatttataGTAGGCCATAGTAATTAATCTTCATTACTTTTTCTACACTACAATTGCCAGGTAGTTACCTGTATCTGCTTTAGAAACTAGAAGTACTTCTGTGTAAGTTTTACAATTTGGTATTCCTACTCAGCTGTGGAAAATGAACACATAGATTTTAATCAGGGTGTATTTTAATGCAATTGTCAGATGATTCTTCGCTCTTAAGTGCTTATAGCTAcccatttttatgcttttatgcaGAACTGAAATATGTTTTATGAGACCTGATTTTGATTCAGTAGATTAGAAGGATTTTTTCAAGGCCTTTGAACCAAGATTATTAATTCATAGTGGTTTGTCTTTGGTTGCCTATATTAACAGTATGTGTTTAGTAAGGGGGTGCGTGCAATGAAAACATTGTATTCTAGAGTCTTAAATTACTGTCCTTGAAAAATAATCACAGTAAGCTGAGGttacttcaaaaataattcattttattcatatctTGCGTGAGGCCATGATAAAAGGAGAAACACAAAATTGCTTTTCTCAACAGAACAGGCTACAGAGAAAGTCCAGGAGAGAATATCTTTGAAAACTCACTAAAAAAGGTTACTGCAAGGTAACATTGCTTTCCAAATCTGGACTATTGAAAAGTGTGAGTTGTTGAATGACAATGACCCTCCCCTTGATCTTATGAATAAGCTCTTCTTTGCTTACACATGCCTCCGCACACTATCCAATCATAGAGCATATGCCCCTAGCCCTGTTAGAATTCCATTCCCCATTCTCATAAGCTTCAAAGGGAGATGTTAAAGGCATGGTCTAGATGGTCTATGTCCTTGCTGAACTATGTATAGAGAAACTGTTTCTACAGTCACAAAACATGCCTTACCACATGAAATAAGATCACAGGCATGGGATTGTCACTTGAATTCCACCACTGCTAAATCTCTTCAGTGAAAAACAAAAGGTTGACTGCACATCATTTGGAAATTGAAGTGTGACTTCATTGAGAATCTAATCTGTGAGATGGGAAGATTTAGACTACAGTCTTAGGATTGCCCATGGAATGGCAGTCTGGCTGCACATGCCCAGTTAGCCACAGGGTGTGAACTCAAGAGCTTAGGTATCCATACACAGCACATTTTTCTAAGGAGATGAAgacaaccaaaaataaactatacagAGGCAATGATACACAGAGAAGAACAGCGACAGTGGCTCAGTGTGATTAGCATACTGCAGCTGTGAGGGAGCAGTCTCCTCTAGCTTTATCATGTTTGTCTTATTGTGGAATAGATGAGAGTATTTTTCTCATGAGATGAAAGTATAGTCTGAGAAGAGAAATTGtatgaaaaataatgagaggATAGATGATAGATCCATTAAAGGCATAAAGAATAagatctcaaaaaagaaaatatctcattctttctggttttaagatctattttttccttaaaggtattttctaaatgtttagaaACTTctggttgatttttgttttcagtctttttataGGTAGggatctttgaatattttttcctcatttcttgcTTTCATACTTGAACAGAACAGTTGAATAGTTCTAAGGTATACATGGTAAGATGTATATGAAGGCTCAGctgccaaaatataaaataaggactTACCTAAAAAGCTTATGGGAGCTTGTGGCAGAGTAAATAAAGTCTGGAATCAGAAGCAGAActagaagaatggaaaaaaaaaaaaatggcagcaatTGAAAGTCAACAGTGCTCCAGGAGGAAGCAGCAGGGGTGATGGTGAACTGTATGAGAAGGTAGGAAATCAGAGCTCTGGGTCTCTGCAATACTGCCTGTGAGATTCAGTCTTACATACATGACTGAGAGGTCTGATCAGCCAGTAATGTTTGACCAATGAATGTCCAGGCCACATTCATGAGATGTGTGTTCACCTAGTAGTCATCTTAGGCAGATCCTTTAGGTATAGTGAGGGGTAAGAGAGTATATAGCTGATTACAGTACCTTCTGATACTCTTGTGCTGTGAGAGAGGGTGATCTAGAAGCTCCAGAGCCCTACCTCAATTCAACCAGAATTTAAATCTAGCGGTACATACCTCCCTTAGCCCATAATGATGAACAGCCTGGCTCTGGCAGCAGATTTTCTTGGGTGTAGATTCCAGGTCCAATCTTGAGAAAGATATTTAACTTCTGTAAGTTTCCAGACTATAGTAGAAGAAACTAGATCCTGTCACTATCCTGATCAAACCTTTCTAATGGCTTCCCATCTCAACTAGAATAAAATCCATACTCCTTACTCAGCTGACAAAATCCCTGGTAATCTGGCCCTTGCTTATGTCACTCTGACGTATTCTCTTCATTAGCATTATCCTAAATTATCTTTGGGTTTACTTTTTGTCTGCCTTTGTCTACTATTTTCTCTGTGTCTAACAGGAGAGACTTTGTCTATCTTATTCTTTGCTGTATCTACAGatcctagaacagtgcctggtacgaTGAGTGCTCGTAGCTATTTGTTTTATTGAGTGAATAAGTACATACTATGACATGCAAAGCACTTAGTACAGGGCCTGATAAGTTGTAAACTCAGCATAATtgtttgttgctgctgttgctaCCATTATTATGTTTCTTGTATTAGGGTTATCTGCATATGGTTTATTTTGGGACAAAAGTTTGCTACCAAGAAGTATGTTTAAATTTAGTACTCTGGAATATAaatgacccttgaacaatgtgaggGTTAGGAGCGCCAACACaccacacagtcaaaaatccacatataacttttgactcgcccaaaacttaactaatagcctactgttgaccagaagccttccTATAACATACATGTTTCAATGAACACGTACtttgtgtattatatactgtatccTTACAATAAACTAAGCCAGAAAAGTGGAAATGTtgttaagaaaatcctaaggaagaaaaaagccaTGGACAGTCCTAGgctgcatttattgaaaaaaatccacatattaaGTGGGCTCATGCAGTTCAGCCCTGGGCTGTACAAAGGTCAGCTGTCTACATGTATAGGAACAtcaagttgtacactttaaagatatacaatttttatgtcgataatatctcagtaaagctgtttaaAGAATGAGTACACTCCTAAGAGAAATGtaatatcatttgaaaaaatagctCCAGTTCCAAATTCTTCATATTAAAATGagggcagatttttaaaatacactccTTAACTCTTCTGGCTTGTGTGTAAATGAGCTTCTGTCCACAACTGGAAGCAAGCAGGCCCAAGGGGAGGCTGATTCACTGAGCTTTCCACTTTTCCCTGAGGCCAAATTGCCTTATCAAAGAGGCAGGGAGAACTGAATTTAAGTCACCTAAACTAAGATTTACCTCCATCCtccttaaaaaagcaaaaccaaaagcaCGGTAACTAGTAAGAATGCTAACactctgtattttatttccatttctattccaGGTATTGCCACATCTGCAAACTTCCCGGACGAGTGATGGGCATTCGAGTCCTTCGTTTCTCTCTGGTGGTCATCCTCGTGCTGCTGCTTGTAGCCGGGGCTTTGACCACTTTACTTCCAAATATCAAGGAAGACAAGATGCTCACTTTGCGTAGGGAAATAAAATCCCAGGGCAAGTCCACCCTGGATTCCTTTACTCTAATAATGCAGACATACAACAGAACAGATCTCTTACTGAGACTCTTAAATCATTATCAGGCTGTGCCATATCTGCATAAAGTGATTGTAGTGTGGAACAATGTTGGGGAGAAGGGACCAGATGAGTTATGGAATTCTCTAGGGCCTCATCCCGTCCCTGTGATCTTCAAACTACAGACAACAAACAGGATGAGAAATCGCCTCCAGGTCTTTCCTGAACTAGAAACCAATGGTGAGTTGCTGCTGGGCTCCTAGCTGGCTAGGGCTGCAGCTAACCTGAGCCAGGGGCGGATGTGTAGTTTTCGGGCCTTCTTCTTGTCCTATTATGTGgagaaagcagggggagtgaatcaaaagaaagcactttgaaaaacATAAGGGGCAGTTTTCAAGCTGTCAAGAAGCAGTTTTGCGGGGAAGAAATCCCATAGGTCTTGCAACAGTGGCAAAGAAGTTAATGTGAAAGATCCCCTATAATTACCTATTGTTGTATCACAGAAAGTAGTAAAATGCCATTCAGCTTatgctaaatgtatttttttgccACCTTTTCCTCCCGGTCAGAGCAGTTTCATGAGTGTTGTAATTTGCTTGAAAGACCCTCAGTTTTATTTATAGATTCACTCGTTTCTAGGATAATGGATGAGAGCTGCATGATAATTTTCCCCTCAAGcaattataaatatcaattacatTTCAAATAAGTACTTTTTCTAAGAATACATTTCTTATTTACtaattttgtttagaaaattattcattAGAACGCTCTATCTAGACACCATTGTATATTACtagctttgttttcatttccaacTGTTgggtataattatttttttccttttttgttgcaGCAGTGTTAATGGTAGATGATGACACGCTAATTAGTGCCCAAGACCTTGTCTTTGCTTTCTCAGTTTGGCAGGTAATGTTGCTTTTCCTCTATGAATTCATCAGTATAAAGTTTTACCTAGGGTTTAGTTGGCCAGTGTAGTTTAACATGAGTCATCTTAAACAGCATAGACACTATTTATCTAAGAGGCAGATACAGTTCTTGCATGGCAATCAAGGTGGCTCATGTTCAGTTAAGCCAACCTGCAAAATCTGGTATCTTTTATCTGTATTTGATTTATATTTGATATACTGGGGAAAAGAGCTAGAACTACCTtccagagaagaaggaggaaatgaTCTGGTATAGCAAAGACTAGAATCTAGAGATAGTTTTCTACAAGGCCACAGATACGTGTCTCAAATGAGAAGTGTATTTCTATATTAATATTGTATataactttctttaaaagaaagtgttTATTACACCTGCAAAATTTAATCCTAATGCTGGGACCACTTTTTAGGAATTAGTAGCAGTACTAATTCCACTTGCATCTTTGTGgtggcagttttatttatttatgtatgcatttttttaatttattttgggtttttttttcccctaaatcctAGCTGGAATAAACAGGCATAACTTGTTTGCTATTCTATAAAAACAATTCTTTGCTATTGAATCTGTTAATTAATAGTAACTGGCTTTTACAAGTGGCAGTACAATTACCTGAAACCAGGACTGCACACCAGTATTCTGAAGCTGTGTCAAATAATTAAACACTGTGCTACCGAATAAATGGTCTAATTTGCACTATAGTAACTCTCCTTAATTAGCTACATGGGATATGAGAACATTAGATATTAATGGTAAGTGGTCGCGGTACTCTGCAAGCTGCCAGTACTCTCAAAACTTTATGCCAAGTATACCGATCAACAAGTTTTTTCCCCTATAGCAGTTTTTCCAGCCCTGTAAATAAAAGCTTCTTAggcaaaaaaaatctaatgtaatACTCCAGCTGTGAAACTTCTCTTTCAGGTAAAAAATCAGTTTCCCTAAACTGTCAGGGTAGGGGGGAAAATAGAATCGTGGTTAATTAGAACAATCCAAGTAAACTATCGTTAAAGATggataaatatgatttttaggttttattcatAGAAGAATAAACAAGAATAGTTTCAATCCATTGCCCAAGGTAACCTGACTCCTAAAGTTCAGCCCCATCACTGCCTGGTGTAGTC from Vulpes vulpes isolate BD-2025 chromosome 3, VulVul3, whole genome shotgun sequence encodes:
- the EXTL2 gene encoding exostosin-like 2 isoform X1, coding for MRYCHICKLPGRVMGIRVLRFSLVVILVLLLVAGALTTLLPNIKEDKMLTLRREIKSQGKSTLDSFTLIMQTYNRTDLLLRLLNHYQAVPYLHKVIVVWNNVGEKGPDELWNSLGPHPVPVIFKLQTTNRMRNRLQVFPELETNAVLMVDDDTLISAQDLVFAFSVWQQFPDQIVGFVPRKHVSTSSGIYSYGGFELQTPGFGNGDQYSMVLIGASFFNSKYLDLFQRQPAAVHALIDEIQNCDDIAMNFIIAKHTGKTSGVFVKPVNMGNLEKESNGGYPGMWHRAEHFLQRSYCINKLVNIYNSMPLKYSNIMISQFGFPYANHKSKI